In the genome of Populus trichocarpa isolate Nisqually-1 chromosome 6, P.trichocarpa_v4.1, whole genome shotgun sequence, one region contains:
- the LOC18102875 gene encoding uncharacterized protein LOC18102875 codes for MDSPQRISIKEPQVILSPCSSRRRRASSDSNSPPEFEFWMVQNASFPQPNLVTANELFVDGVLLPLYLLHHPNNNNNNHPPDPDPDSTEPEPPSSQPDPEPEILPASITMEPTSSSKRWKDIIFKKGDKKTSTAAKKQEEKDKDKDKDKKREKRSQNGASSAELNINIWPFSRSRSEGNSVTRPKLFPGAPGTRKVSSAPCSRSNSAGESKSRKSWPSSPGRPGVHLIRSSPVWQVRRGGGTGTKSSFPEPVVRSGEKSSGKKEVTEPRRSKNTANVNGSTNGARAKVLNINVPVCIGYRNHLSCRSGVRGADGSDGGATKNAGGDCGGSGTTNVGNGGSLFNLRSLFTKKVY; via the coding sequence ATGGATAGCCCACAAAGAATATCCATTAAAGAACCTCAAGTTATCCTCTCTCCATGCAGCAGTAGAAGAAGGAGAGCAAGCAGTGATTCAAACTCACCACCCGAATTCGAGTTCTGGATGGTCCAAAACGCATCTTTCCCTCAACCAAATCTTGTTACAGCTAATGAACTCTTTGTTGATGGTGTCCTCCTCCCTCTCTACCTCCTCCACCaccccaacaacaacaacaacaaccacccGCCTGATCCTGATCCTGACTCAACCGAACCCGAACCTCCCAGCTCCCAACCTGACCCTGAACCCGAAATCTTGCCAGCAAGCATAACAATGGAGCCAACAAGCAGTTCCAAGAGATGGAAAGATATAATATTCAAGAAAGGTGACAAGAAAACTTCAACAGCTGCcaagaaacaagaagagaaagatAAGGACAAGGACAAggacaaaaagagagagaaaaggagtcAAAATGGAGCGAGTTCAGCTGAGTTGAATATCAACATATGGCCATTTTCACGTAGTAGATCCGAAGGGAACAGTGTGACCCGACCCAAGTTGTTTCCCGGGGCTCCCGGAACCCGGAAGGTAAGTAGTGCCCCTTGTTCGAGGAGTAATTCAGCAGGGGAATCCAAATCAAGAAAGTCATGGCCAAGTAGCCCGGGTCGACCAGGAGTCCATTTGATTCGGAGCAGCCCAGTGTGGCAGGTTCGACGTGGAGGTGGTACGGGTACGAAGAGTAGCTTCCCTGAGCCTGTGGTTCGGAGTGGTGAGAAATCGAGCGGTAAAAAAGAAGTTACCGAGCCTCGCCGCAGTAAAAATACAGCCAATGTCAATGGCAGCACTAATGGTGCTAGAGCAAAGGTTTTGAATATAAATGTCCCCGTTTGTATCGGGTATAGAAATCATTTGAGTTGCAGAAGCGGTGTCCGCGGTGCTGACGGCAGTGACGGTGGCGCAACCAAAAACGCTGGCGGTGATTGTGGTGGTAGTGGCACTACTAATGTTGGAAATGGTGGTAGTCTTTTCAATTTACGTAGCCTCTTCACAAAAAAAGTTTATTAG